A region from the Chloroflexota bacterium genome encodes:
- a CDS encoding Rieske 2Fe-2S domain-containing protein, whose product MLSQQENEYLTHTNRGTPMGELFRRYWQPFLLSDELPDNDGAPVRVRLLGEDLIAFRDSDGRVGLVAESCPHRGASLFFAINQERGLMCIYHGWKYDVDGNCVDMPSDMPGSAFKEKVHLTSYPTIESARVIWTYMGPPDKQPPPPNYYMNMLPEENVIAQRTPIYCNYLQSMEGNLDSTHLGTLHMYYDNLIPADLEYDKPGHPTPRFSQYITGTEKYARIDVQDTDYGYRLIAVRKTPNGNQHVRINCLALPIMSWIAAPRGLGSIFTQLPIDDYNCMRIGWRCSPDRPFSQQDRTSAASQSMMMDPNNPKLRLKRLDNDYLQDRAAQKSKHPPGIWPGAEQDYCVTETMGPIYDRTKEHLYHGDAAIVRLRQMLGKASRDLQEGIEPPGVNGEIAYHKIRSEDIVIGPDDDPWLVAADAGESATRGQRLR is encoded by the coding sequence ATGCTCAGTCAGCAGGAAAACGAGTACCTCACGCATACCAACCGGGGCACCCCCATGGGCGAGCTCTTCCGCCGCTACTGGCAGCCCTTCCTCCTCTCGGACGAGTTGCCGGACAACGACGGCGCTCCCGTCCGCGTCAGACTCCTCGGCGAGGACCTCATCGCCTTCCGCGACTCCGATGGCCGCGTCGGCCTGGTCGCCGAGTCTTGCCCGCACCGCGGCGCCTCGCTCTTCTTCGCCATCAACCAGGAACGCGGCCTGATGTGCATCTACCACGGCTGGAAGTACGACGTCGACGGCAACTGCGTCGACATGCCGTCAGACATGCCAGGCAGCGCCTTCAAGGAGAAGGTGCACCTCACCTCCTACCCCACCATCGAGTCGGCCCGCGTCATCTGGACCTACATGGGGCCGCCGGACAAGCAGCCGCCGCCGCCCAACTACTACATGAACATGCTCCCGGAGGAGAACGTCATCGCGCAGCGGACGCCCATCTACTGCAACTACCTCCAGAGCATGGAGGGCAACCTCGACTCCACCCACCTCGGCACGCTGCACATGTACTACGACAACCTCATCCCCGCCGACCTCGAGTACGACAAGCCGGGCCACCCGACGCCGCGCTTCTCGCAGTACATCACCGGCACCGAGAAGTACGCCCGCATCGACGTGCAGGACACCGACTACGGCTACCGGCTCATCGCCGTCCGCAAGACGCCCAACGGCAACCAGCACGTCCGCATCAACTGCCTCGCGCTGCCCATCATGTCGTGGATCGCCGCGCCGCGCGGCCTCGGCAGCATCTTCACGCAGCTCCCCATCGACGACTACAACTGCATGCGCATCGGCTGGCGCTGCAGCCCGGACCGCCCCTTCTCCCAGCAGGACCGCACCAGCGCCGCCTCCCAGAGCATGATGATGGACCCCAACAACCCCAAGCTCCGGCTCAAGCGGCTCGACAACGACTACCTGCAGGACCGCGCCGCCCAGAAGTCCAAGCACCCGCCGGGCATCTGGCCGGGCGCCGAGCAGGACTACTGCGTCACCGAGACCATGGGCCCCATCTACGACCGCACCAAGGAGCACCTCTACCACGGCGACGCCGCCATCGTCCGGCTGCGCCAGATGCTCGGCAAGGCCTCTCGCGACCTCCAGGAGGGCATCGAGCCCCCGGGCGTCAACGGCGAGATCGCCTACCACAAGATCCGCTCCGAGGACATCGTCATCGGCCCGGACGACGACCCGTGGCTCGTCGCCGCCGACGCCGGTGAGTCCGCAACGCGCGGCCAGCGGCTGCGCTAG